One stretch of Akkermansia sp. RCC_12PD DNA includes these proteins:
- the gadC gene encoding putative glutamine/gamma-aminobutyrate antiporter GadC — translation MGVFTLAMINVSAIVSLRGMPAESTYGLSSVFYYIFAAVFFLVPVSLVAAELTTGWPQKGGVYRWVGEAFGKKWGFLAIWLQWIESTIWFPTVLTFAAVSLAFMGPNQRWDEALAANKWYILIIVLCVYWAATLLNLRGMRTSAGVTKWGTMIGTIIPGAILILLGLSYWAGGNPILLDMSWDKLVPDMTNFNNLVLAASIFLFYAGMEMSAVHVKDVNDPGRNYPLAILISAIITVVIFVLGTLAIGFIIPNSQINLVQSLLISYDNYFSFFGLGWMNWIMALALAVGVLAQVTAWVGGPSKGLYQVGLAGNLPPVMQKRNKNNVQEGILIIQGCIVTLLSIMFVIMPSVQSAYQIISQLTIILYLIMYMLMFASGIYLRYREPNTPRTFRIPGGKTFGMWVVGGLGFLASLAAFLVSFIPPNQITVGSNAMYIILLVVGAFIFAGIPFVIHAMAKPSWKRPVDPEDAFEPFGWEKTNPNR, via the coding sequence ATGGGGGTATTCACCCTCGCCATGATTAACGTTTCCGCTATTGTCAGCCTCCGAGGCATGCCGGCGGAAAGTACGTACGGACTCAGTTCCGTGTTTTATTACATTTTTGCTGCGGTCTTCTTTTTGGTTCCCGTCTCCCTGGTAGCTGCGGAACTCACCACCGGCTGGCCCCAGAAAGGCGGCGTTTACCGGTGGGTGGGTGAAGCCTTCGGCAAGAAATGGGGCTTCCTGGCCATCTGGCTTCAATGGATTGAAAGTACCATCTGGTTCCCGACTGTGCTTACTTTCGCGGCCGTATCCCTGGCATTCATGGGACCCAACCAGCGCTGGGACGAAGCCCTGGCCGCCAATAAATGGTACATACTGATCATCGTGCTGTGCGTGTACTGGGCCGCTACGCTGCTCAACCTGCGCGGCATGAGGACTTCCGCCGGGGTCACCAAATGGGGAACCATGATCGGCACCATCATTCCTGGCGCCATTCTGATTCTGCTGGGCCTCAGCTACTGGGCCGGAGGCAACCCCATCCTGCTGGACATGAGCTGGGACAAACTGGTGCCGGACATGACCAACTTCAACAACCTGGTTCTGGCAGCCAGCATCTTCCTGTTCTACGCAGGGATGGAAATGTCTGCCGTACACGTCAAGGACGTAAACGATCCCGGCCGCAACTATCCGCTGGCCATTCTGATTTCCGCCATCATCACGGTGGTCATCTTCGTTCTGGGCACGCTGGCCATCGGCTTCATCATTCCCAATTCCCAGATCAACCTGGTGCAAAGCCTGCTGATCTCCTATGACAACTACTTCAGCTTCTTTGGCCTGGGCTGGATGAACTGGATTATGGCGCTGGCGCTGGCTGTGGGCGTTCTGGCCCAGGTGACCGCGTGGGTAGGAGGTCCTTCCAAGGGTCTTTACCAGGTGGGCCTGGCCGGCAACCTGCCGCCCGTCATGCAGAAGCGGAACAAGAATAATGTGCAGGAAGGTATTCTGATCATTCAGGGCTGCATCGTCACGCTGCTTTCCATCATGTTCGTGATCATGCCATCCGTTCAGTCCGCCTACCAGATCATCTCCCAGCTCACCATCATCCTGTACCTCATCATGTACATGCTGATGTTCGCCTCCGGCATTTATCTCCGCTACAGGGAACCCAACACTCCCCGCACCTTCCGCATTCCCGGCGGTAAAACCTTCGGCATGTGGGTGGTGGGCGGCCTCGGCTTCCTGGCCAGCCTGGCGGCCTTCCTGGTCAGTTTCATCCCGCCGAACCAGATCACGGTGGGCAGCAACGCCATGTACATCATTCTGCTGGTTGTGGGCGCATTCATCTTCGCAGGCATACCATTCGTGATCCATGCCATGGCCAAGCCCTCTTGGAAACGCCCCGTGGACCCGGAAGACGCCTTTGAACCCTTCGGCTGGGAAAAAACGAATCCAAACCGCTAG